GCTTCTCCAGCAGCGAGCGGACCTTCGTCGGCTCGAAGAACGGCAGCGCGTCCAGCTCGCCGCCGCGGAGCACGTCCTGGACCAACTGATACAGCCGGCCCTTCTGCTGCAGGGTCGCGGGCGGAGCGCGGAAGTAGTGCTTCTTGCGCTTGTACAGGGCGTCCGGCAGGTACGGCCGCATCGCCTCACGGAACACGTACTTCTCCGTGGAGCCCCGCACCTTCATCCACACCGGCAGCTTGCAGGCCAGCTCCACCACGTGATGGTCCAGCAACGGCACGCGACCCTCGATGCTGTTGGCCATCTCCATGCGGTCGCCGAGCGTGGTCAGCACGAAGTTGGGCAGATAGGACTTGGCCCACAGGTACATGGACTTGTGCACGGGATCCCGCCCCTCGAGGTTGCGGTGATCCAGCCGATCGAAGAACTGGCGGTAGGGGTCCACGCCCTGGAAACGGTCATGGAAGTCCGAGCGGTAGAGCGACTCCAGGGCCTTGAACCAGCCGGCCTGGTTGTCCAGCCAGGAAACGCCATGGCGAAGCTGCTGGATCATCCAGTGGATGTCCTGGGGCATGTCCGGCTGCACATAGCCCTGCTCGCTCTCGTGGATGCGCTGGCGCAGCTTGCTGACCACCTCCGGGTCCTGCTGCTCGGAGTTGTACAGCAACATGTCCCGGCGGAAGTGCGGGTAGCCGGCGAACACCTCGTCCGCGCCCTCGCCGGTGAGCACCACCTTCATCCCGGCCTCGCGCACCTGCTGGCTGAGGATGTACTTGGCCACGCCGTGCGCGTTGAAGAACGGCGTCTCGTTGTGCCACAGGGCCTGCTCGAAGAAATCGGCGAGGTTGTCCTGGGAGACGGCGACGGTGTGGAAGCGCGCGCCGTTGTGCTCCGCGGCGAGCCGGGCGAACCGGTTCTCGTCGTAGTCATCCATGTCCGTGAAGGACAGGTTGAAGGCGTTCAGCGGCTGGCTGGACAGGTGCGTGGCCATGCCCAGCATGGCCGAGGAGTCGATGCCACCACTGAGATAGACACCCATGGGGACATCCGCCCGCAGGCGC
The window above is part of the Cystobacter ferrugineus genome. Proteins encoded here:
- the asnB gene encoding asparagine synthase (glutamine-hydrolyzing) — protein: MCGFIGVYQRNPAVIDERSLLNALSSISHRGPDERSVWHDPAGRAALGHVRLSIIGLNNGSQPIVAEQGDLALVVNGEFYDHERIRRELEAEGCVFKTASDSEIALHLYRRSGVAGLKQLRGEFAIVLFDRRRRLMMAVRDRMGIKPLFYAQHGGAWYFASEIKALLAAGIPAEWDEDAYASRAFYLRDHTLFKGVRSVQPGCWVMVDNGGLHNGRYWDMEFARQDAIYPADEKGMIEAVRAAVEESVRLRLRADVPMGVYLSGGIDSSAMLGMATHLSSQPLNAFNLSFTDMDDYDENRFARLAAEHNGARFHTVAVSQDNLADFFEQALWHNETPFFNAHGVAKYILSQQVREAGMKVVLTGEGADEVFAGYPHFRRDMLLYNSEQQDPEVVSKLRQRIHESEQGYVQPDMPQDIHWMIQQLRHGVSWLDNQAGWFKALESLYRSDFHDRFQGVDPYRQFFDRLDHRNLEGRDPVHKSMYLWAKSYLPNFVLTTLGDRMEMANSIEGRVPLLDHHVVELACKLPVWMKVRGSTEKYVFREAMRPYLPDALYKRKKHYFRAPPATLQQKGRLYQLVQDVLRGGELDALPFFEPTKVRSLLEKLPQLSVQEQGLLDPMLMELTSLCLLQRRFAMGTSGASAHWNSRVAA